The Zingiber officinale cultivar Zhangliang chromosome 9A, Zo_v1.1, whole genome shotgun sequence genome window below encodes:
- the LOC122020722 gene encoding cold-responsive protein kinase 1-like, whose amino-acid sequence MCIMKSALGFMVLILLWSRVTVGDPQINLLQKNCNSYNAIDAAAFAATFNDTLADLRSSISDRNSFLFATSRRRSVHSVYALFQCRGYLSAADCLACFSASEGLIRSCGAAYSGNVIYDGCFLRYETEPFPDEEELNGNLCGDRNATIGGLTAAVRALMADLNAATPRIPKFFAAAAREGVFAVAQCVETESEEGCEQCLAKAVGNVMQCLPNADGRALDVECFMRYSDESFFPANRTVDLSPYLTNSGRTKWSNKGALIGGVAGGVGGLLLLLGVISLLSIRRSRDQRSPSEGDTLGGTKLQGSQNFRYRDLKNVTNNFSEKNKLGEGGFGDVYKGQLKNGRTVAVKRLAIAETSRARTDFQSEVKLISNIHHRNLVRLLGYSSKRDDFLLVYEYMANGSLDKFIFGDKRGFLNWRQRFGIIVGTARGLAYMHQEFHVRIIHRDIKCSNILLDDNFQPKVADFGLARLLPEDKSHLSTIFAGTFGYTAPEYAIHGQLSEKVDTYSYGVVVLEIISGRKCNDIKLEPATQYLLEWVWKLYERDQLLEMVDESLDPSDYSPEEVKKIIKIALLCTQSTVAARPTMSEIVVRLLNQTDNALQPTRPAFIDASSRVHGEASSPAGSSSRSHATFSTLQFSAR is encoded by the exons ATGTGCATCATGAAATCCGCTCTTGGGTTCATGGTGCTTATTCTACTATGGAGTCGTGTAACCGTCGGTGACCCCCAGATCAACCTCCTCCAAAAAAACTGCAACTCATACAACGCCATCGACGCCGCCGCCTTCGCCGCAACATTCAACGACACCCTCGCCGACCTCCGCTCCTCCATCTCTGACAGAAACTCCTTTCTCTTCGCCACCTCGCGCCGCCGCTCCGTGCATTCCGTCTACGCCCTGTTCCAGTGCCGCGGTTACCTCTCCGCCGCCGACTGCCTCGCGTGCTTCTCCGCTTCCGAAGGCCTCATTCGCAGTTGCGGCGCCGCCTACAGCGGTAACGTCATCTACGACGGCTGCTTCCTCCGCTACGAGACAGAGCCCTTTCCCGATGAAGAGGAGCTGAACGGGAACCTGTGCGGCGACCGCAACGCGACTATCGGAGGATTAACCGCCGCGGTGCGGGCACTGATGGCGGATTTGAACGCCGCCACGCCGAGAATCCCGAAGTTTTTCGCTGCAGCGGCGAGGGAGGGGGTGTTCGCTGTGGCGCAGTGCGTGGAGACTGAGAGCGAGGAAGGGTGCGAGCAGTGCCTGGCGAAGGCGGTCGGCAACGTGATGCAGTGCCTGCCGAACGCCGACGGGCGGGCGCTGGACGTCGAATGCTTCATGAGGTACTCCGACGAGTCCTTCTTCCCGGCCAATCGAACGGTGGATCTGTCGCCTTACTTGACGAATTCAG GAAGAACGAAATGGAGCAATAAGGGGGCCCTAATTGGGGGGGTTGCTGGAGGAGTCGGCGGCTTGTTGCTTCTTCTAGGGGTTATATCTCTTCTGTCGATCAGAAGATCCAGGGATCAACGAAGTCCTTCTGAAG GAGATACATTGGGAGGAACCAAATTACAGGGGTCACAAAATTTCCGTTATAGGGATCTAAAAAATGTTACAAATAATTTCAGTGAAAAAAATAAACTAGGAGAAGGAGGATTCGGAGATGTGTACAAG GGTCAACTTAAAAATGGGAGAACGGTCGCTGTAAAACGGTTGGCAATTGCTGAAACCAGCAGAGCAAGAACTGATTTTCAGAGCGAAGTGAAGCTCATTAGCAATATTCATCATAGAAATTTAGTTCGTCTGCTTGGATATTCTAGCAAACGCGATGATTTTCTTCTTGTCTATGAGTATATGGCAAATGGCAGTCTTGACAAGTTCATATTCG GCGATAAACGTGGGTTCCTCAACTGGAGGCAGAGATTTGGTATAATTGTTGGGACAGCTCGTGGTCTCGCTTACATGCATCAAGAATTCCATGTTCGTATCATACACCGCGATATAAAATGCAGCAACATTCTGCTCGATGACAATTTCCAGCCAAAGGTTGCAGATTTTGGGCTGGCACGACTTCTTCCTGAGGACAAGAGTCACCTTAGCACTATATTTGCTGGCACTTT TGGATATACAGCACCTGAATATGCAATTCACGGGCAGTTATCTGAAAAGGTTGATACATATAGCTATGGTGTTGTGGTCCTTGAAATAATCAGCGGCAGGAAGTGCAACGACATAAAACTCGAACCTGCGACTCAATATCTTCTTGAATGG GTCTGGAAATTATACGAACGAGATCAGTTATTGGAGATGGTGGACGAAAGCTTGGATCCAAGTGACTATTCACCAGAAGAAGTTAAAAAGATCATTAAGATTGCTCTTCTCTGCACCCAGTCTACTGTTGCTGCAAGGCCAACCATGTCAGAGATTGTAGTTCGGCTGCTGAACCAAACTGATAACGCTCTTCAGCCAACAAGACCTGCCTTCATAGATGCCAGCAGTAGGGTTCATGGAGAAGCATCTTCACCTGCTGGCTCATCTTCGAGGTCACATGCAACATTTTCGACCTTGCAATTTTCTGCTCGTTGA